In Dehalococcoidia bacterium, the following are encoded in one genomic region:
- a CDS encoding redox-sensing transcriptional repressor Rex — protein MPIEIPDVVIDRLPVYARALAALERNGREVVSSQELGAQLGVTPAQIRKDLSYFGRFGKQGRGYNVKRLLEELHQILGLDREWNMVVIGVGQLGRAILQYAGFAPQGFNIVGAFDADPKLIGETIEHQVIKPVDELPHLLQNVRVDIGIVATPAAAAQSVIDALVGAGVNAILNYAPIAAHVPRHVHIKDIDPVLALQSMTFYLKNEVPVAVAK, from the coding sequence ATGCCCATAGAAATTCCAGATGTCGTCATCGACCGGCTGCCCGTGTACGCGCGCGCGCTGGCGGCGCTGGAGCGAAATGGCCGCGAGGTCGTCAGTTCGCAGGAATTGGGGGCGCAGCTCGGGGTGACGCCGGCGCAGATCCGCAAGGACCTCAGCTACTTCGGGCGTTTCGGCAAGCAGGGGCGCGGCTACAACGTCAAGCGCCTGCTCGAGGAGTTGCACCAGATCCTGGGCCTCGACCGCGAGTGGAACATGGTGGTGATCGGCGTCGGGCAGCTGGGACGCGCGATCCTGCAGTACGCCGGCTTCGCGCCGCAGGGATTCAACATCGTCGGCGCGTTCGATGCGGATCCGAAGCTGATCGGCGAGACGATCGAGCACCAGGTGATCAAGCCCGTCGATGAGTTGCCGCATCTGCTGCAGAACGTGCGCGTCGACATCGGCATCGTCGCGACGCCGGCGGCGGCGGCGCAGTCGGTGATCGATGCGCTGGTGGGCGCGGGCGTGAACGCGATTCTCAATTACGCGCCGATCGCGGCGCACGTGCCGCGGCACGTACACATCAAGGACATCGACCCGGTGCTTGCGCTGCAGTCGATGACATTCTATCTGAAGAACGAAGTGCCGGTGGCGGTGGCGAAGTGA
- a CDS encoding glutamate-5-semialdehyde dehydrogenase, with protein sequence MTTTASEIEAKAREAKLAARRLATASTDAKNAALNALADALIANASEIVAANDRDTARGREDGLGEGIIDRLTLNAQRIEGIANDTRNVARLPDPVGETLEMHTRPNGMMVGKIRVPFGVIGAIYENRPNVTVDIAALCLKAGSATILRGGKEALESNKVLGRIISGAVAGAGLPAGSVQVIESSDRAIVAEMLQMKEYIDLVVPRGGEELLRFVEQHATMPALIGGVGVCHTYIDRDADAEKAVRIAVNAKTRRYSICNALDTVIVHAGVVDTLLPRIADAMNEKGVELRCDDRAFEALSGKSNVVRASSDDFGKEFLALVASVKVVDSYDDAVDFIYEHGTGHSDAIVTENYSTGMRFLREVDTAVCYVNASTQFTDGAQFGMGAEIIDATQKAHARGPVGLNEICTYKWIVFGDGQIRPA encoded by the coding sequence ATGACGACGACCGCATCCGAAATCGAAGCCAAGGCCCGCGAAGCCAAACTCGCGGCCCGCCGCCTCGCGACCGCATCGACGGATGCCAAGAACGCCGCGCTCAACGCGCTCGCCGACGCTCTCATCGCGAACGCCAGCGAGATCGTCGCGGCGAACGACCGCGATACCGCCCGCGGCCGCGAAGACGGGCTCGGCGAAGGCATCATCGACCGGCTCACGCTCAACGCCCAGCGTATCGAAGGCATCGCGAACGACACCCGCAACGTCGCGCGACTGCCCGACCCGGTCGGCGAGACGCTCGAGATGCACACGCGGCCCAACGGCATGATGGTCGGCAAGATCCGCGTGCCGTTCGGCGTCATCGGCGCCATCTACGAGAACCGCCCGAACGTCACCGTCGATATCGCCGCGCTCTGCCTCAAGGCGGGCAGCGCGACGATCTTGCGCGGCGGCAAGGAAGCGCTCGAATCAAACAAGGTGCTCGGCCGCATCATCAGCGGTGCCGTTGCCGGCGCAGGCCTCCCCGCCGGCTCCGTGCAGGTCATCGAATCGAGCGACCGCGCGATCGTGGCCGAGATGCTGCAGATGAAGGAATACATCGACCTCGTCGTGCCGCGGGGCGGCGAAGAGCTGCTCCGCTTCGTCGAACAGCACGCCACCATGCCGGCCCTGATCGGCGGCGTCGGCGTCTGTCATACCTACATCGACCGCGATGCCGACGCCGAGAAGGCCGTCCGCATCGCCGTCAACGCCAAGACCCGCCGCTACAGCATCTGCAACGCGCTCGATACCGTGATCGTGCACGCCGGCGTCGTCGATACGCTGTTGCCGCGCATCGCCGATGCCATGAACGAGAAGGGCGTCGAACTGCGCTGCGACGACAGGGCGTTCGAAGCGCTGTCCGGCAAGAGCAACGTCGTGCGCGCGTCGTCGGATGACTTCGGCAAGGAGTTTCTCGCGCTCGTCGCGTCTGTGAAGGTCGTCGACTCGTATGACGATGCCGTCGACTTCATCTACGAGCACGGCACCGGCCACTCCGACGCCATCGTCACCGAGAACTACAGCACCGGCATGCGCTTCCTGCGCGAAGTGGATACCGCCGTCTGCTACGTCAACGCCAGCACGCAGTTCACCGATGGCGCGCAGTTCGGCATGGGCGCCGAGATCATTGATGCGACGCAAAAGGCACACGCGCGCGGCCCCGTCGGCCTCAACGAGATATGCACCTACAAGTGGATCGTCTTCGGCGACGGTCAGATCAGGCCTGCTTAG
- a CDS encoding sensor histidine kinase, whose protein sequence is MDIIASEHPLEEIRTRVAALPTFWRRRPSDASYETLPGGIRLAVFTSPFIVRWATWFIALLVVLLAGLPDVNTRFEPWLLIGTFIQLTLLTFYVPVLRPALLARLRKYFTSPEQYDVLVIGLLDLALALMALYLSGGWRSPYFHFALTALLIPSFFLTFRAVVGLGLAYMLLYFAGVAIFGDGVRGSWADRNLNSFIGAIITPMLIVLVPSYLGSLLRELDAARRGAEEALADNELQYRVARAFLEGSGNLDRVLPGVARAALEASRFDHVALITPGDPHDGQLRVYGMLIEDLPDLREMSAAFDDDGARTYALTALPPTLRSTLEHSGWLAAVPLRSAEAVEGWLIAATLERPISILHEVRLLDAVAGQIALGIRNVRLTGRVAELAAESERTRIAREIHDGIAQMVYMLSLSLETAVDRVGTNPEEQRQRLKDLTTLAKNALWEVRQYIFDLRPLLSGDEGLVGAIQGQVKEFQAVSELPVELEITGDVARLPVETSAALYRIVQEGLGNIFRHAQASQVRVGVRFAGDRVTLSIEDDGIGIPEGEPGARVGYGMGNLRDRVDDLSGTVDMVTSPGEGTRIEVSVPIGEDA, encoded by the coding sequence ATGGACATCATCGCGTCCGAACACCCGCTCGAGGAGATCCGCACGCGCGTCGCGGCGCTGCCGACGTTCTGGCGCCGCCGCCCCAGCGACGCCTCCTACGAGACGCTCCCCGGCGGCATCCGCCTCGCCGTCTTCACCTCGCCCTTCATCGTGCGCTGGGCGACGTGGTTCATCGCGCTGCTCGTCGTGCTGCTCGCCGGCCTGCCCGACGTCAACACGCGCTTCGAACCCTGGCTGCTCATCGGCACCTTCATCCAACTCACGCTGCTGACGTTCTACGTGCCGGTGCTGCGCCCCGCGCTGCTCGCCCGCCTGCGAAAATATTTCACGTCGCCGGAGCAGTACGACGTGCTCGTGATCGGCCTGCTCGACCTCGCGCTGGCGCTGATGGCGCTCTATCTCAGCGGCGGTTGGCGCAGTCCCTACTTCCACTTCGCGCTCACGGCGCTGCTGATCCCGTCGTTCTTCCTCACGTTTCGCGCCGTCGTCGGCCTCGGCCTCGCCTACATGCTCCTGTATTTCGCCGGCGTCGCGATCTTCGGCGATGGTGTGCGCGGTTCCTGGGCGGACCGCAATCTCAACAGCTTCATCGGCGCCATCATCACGCCCATGCTCATCGTCCTCGTGCCGAGCTACCTCGGCAGCCTGCTCCGTGAACTCGACGCAGCGCGGCGCGGCGCCGAAGAAGCGCTTGCCGATAACGAACTGCAGTACCGCGTCGCGCGCGCGTTCCTCGAGGGGAGCGGCAATCTCGACCGCGTGCTGCCCGGCGTCGCCCGCGCCGCGCTCGAAGCGTCCCGTTTCGACCATGTGGCGCTGATCACGCCCGGCGACCCGCATGATGGCCAGCTCCGCGTCTACGGCATGTTGATCGAAGACCTGCCCGACCTGCGCGAGATGTCGGCCGCCTTCGACGATGATGGCGCCCGCACCTACGCGCTGACGGCGCTTCCACCGACGCTTCGCTCGACCCTCGAGCACTCCGGCTGGCTCGCAGCCGTGCCCCTGCGCAGCGCCGAAGCCGTCGAAGGCTGGTTGATCGCCGCCACGCTCGAACGCCCGATCTCCATCCTGCACGAGGTACGCCTGCTCGACGCGGTCGCCGGACAGATCGCGCTCGGCATCCGCAACGTGCGCCTGACCGGCCGCGTCGCGGAGCTTGCGGCGGAGAGCGAACGCACGCGCATCGCCCGCGAGATCCACGACGGCATCGCGCAGATGGTGTACATGCTCTCGCTCAGCCTGGAGACGGCGGTGGACCGCGTCGGCACGAATCCGGAAGAGCAACGCCAGCGCCTCAAAGACCTCACGACGCTCGCCAAGAATGCGCTCTGGGAAGTGCGCCAGTACATCTTCGACCTGCGCCCTTTGCTTAGCGGCGACGAGGGGCTGGTCGGCGCGATCCAGGGCCAGGTGAAGGAGTTCCAGGCTGTCTCGGAGCTTCCCGTCGAACTGGAGATCACCGGCGATGTCGCCCGCCTGCCCGTCGAAACCAGCGCTGCGCTGTACCGCATCGTGCAGGAGGGTCTCGGCAACATCTTCCGCCACGCACAGGCATCACAGGTGCGCGTCGGCGTGCGCTTCGCCGGCGACCGCGTGACCCTCTCGATCGAGGACGACGGCATCGGCATACCGGAAGGCGAGCCGGGCGCGCGCGTCGGGTATGGTATGGGCAATCTGCGCGATCGCGTCGATGATCTGAGCGGGACCGTCGACATGGTGACGTCGCCGGGCGAAGGCACGCGCATCGAAGTCAGCGTGCCGATCGGGGAGGATGCGTGA
- a CDS encoding AzlD domain-containing protein → MNLWIIVIGMGLVTYAIRLSMLVFVHHSTLPAFARDALRYVTPAALTAIILPAVLYIGEQETFDATFGNERLLAAVLAAAVARLTSNTWLTIGAGMSALWALEALT, encoded by the coding sequence ATGAACCTCTGGATCATCGTCATCGGCATGGGCCTCGTCACGTACGCCATCCGCCTGTCGATGCTCGTGTTCGTCCACCACTCGACGCTCCCCGCCTTCGCCCGCGATGCGCTCCGCTACGTGACGCCCGCCGCCCTGACCGCGATCATCCTGCCGGCCGTCCTCTATATCGGCGAGCAAGAGACGTTCGACGCGACCTTCGGAAACGAACGGCTGCTGGCCGCCGTGCTGGCAGCGGCCGTCGCGCGCCTCACGTCGAATACCTGGCTGACGATCGGCGCCGGCATGTCCGCGCTCTGGGCCCTCGAAGCGCTGACGTAG
- a CDS encoding proline dehydrogenase family protein: MIRPLIFWLSRSRAAAHIAANVPGFRGFSRRFVAGERQADVIEAVRRLNAQGFDATVSFLGEEVKEERAVHAAIEEFTSFARAVKQFALRSHISIKLTELGLAFDRELAARSLHAVLDAAQDAGAFVRIDMEDSRYTEATLALFREIRASHDNVGVVIQSYLHRSADDVAQLAAEGAPVRLVKGAYREPAEIACQEKQQVDDAFARLTDLYFEHLAPGGSLAVATHDARMIRAALRSAETRAIPRDRYEFQFLYGIRTGLQRQLLAQGHRVRVYVPYGEQWYPYLMRRLAERPANLWFFLRNAFRRA, translated from the coding sequence ATGATCCGCCCGCTGATCTTCTGGCTCTCGCGCAGCCGCGCCGCCGCGCACATCGCCGCCAACGTACCGGGATTCCGCGGCTTCTCACGCCGTTTCGTCGCCGGCGAGCGCCAGGCCGACGTCATCGAGGCGGTCCGCCGCCTCAACGCGCAGGGCTTCGATGCGACGGTCTCGTTCCTCGGCGAAGAGGTCAAGGAGGAGCGCGCCGTCCATGCTGCGATCGAGGAGTTCACGTCCTTCGCGCGCGCCGTCAAGCAATTCGCCCTGCGAAGCCACATCTCGATCAAGCTCACAGAGCTTGGACTGGCCTTCGACCGCGAACTTGCGGCCCGCTCCTTGCACGCCGTGCTCGATGCGGCGCAGGACGCCGGCGCCTTCGTGCGCATCGATATGGAGGACTCGCGCTACACCGAAGCCACCCTCGCGCTGTTCCGCGAGATCCGCGCGTCGCACGATAACGTCGGCGTCGTCATCCAGTCGTACCTCCATCGCAGCGCCGACGACGTCGCGCAACTCGCTGCGGAAGGGGCGCCGGTCCGGCTCGTCAAGGGCGCTTATCGCGAGCCCGCCGAGATCGCCTGCCAGGAGAAGCAGCAGGTCGACGACGCGTTCGCGCGGCTGACGGACCTGTACTTCGAGCATCTGGCGCCCGGCGGCTCGCTTGCCGTCGCCACCCACGACGCCCGCATGATCCGCGCCGCGCTCCGATCCGCCGAAACGCGCGCCATCCCGCGCGACCGATACGAGTTCCAGTTCCTGTACGGCATCCGCACCGGCCTGCAGCGCCAGTTGCTCGCGCAGGGCCACCGCGTGCGCGTCTACGTGCCGTACGGCGAGCAATGGTATCCGTACCTCATGCGACGCCTCGCAGAACGCCCCGCGAACCTCTGGTTCTTCCTGCGCAACGCCTTCCGCCGCGCCTGA
- a CDS encoding response regulator transcription factor: MKTRLMIVDDHEVVRMGLKAALEIEDDFTVVAEAANGKEAIDKARAHQPDIVLMDVRMDGMDGIQACREIRNELPATRVLMLTSFAEEETVVAALLAGAAGYVLKNVARARLLEALRSVARGESLLDSKVTKSVLEKLVGMQAKPGDQDELTAREREVLMLISEGATNKEIAAKLVVSENTARNHVSHILSKLGFSRRSEAAAYAARKGLVKDD; this comes from the coding sequence GTGAAGACACGGCTGATGATCGTCGATGACCACGAGGTCGTGCGCATGGGCCTGAAGGCCGCGCTCGAGATCGAAGACGATTTCACCGTCGTCGCCGAGGCCGCGAACGGCAAGGAAGCGATCGACAAGGCGCGCGCGCACCAGCCCGACATCGTCCTCATGGACGTCCGCATGGACGGCATGGACGGCATCCAAGCGTGCCGCGAAATCCGCAACGAACTGCCGGCCACGAGAGTGCTGATGCTGACCTCCTTCGCCGAGGAGGAGACTGTCGTCGCCGCGCTATTGGCCGGCGCAGCCGGCTACGTGCTGAAGAACGTCGCGCGCGCCCGCCTGCTCGAAGCGCTGCGCTCCGTAGCCCGCGGCGAATCGCTGCTCGACTCAAAAGTCACGAAGAGCGTGCTCGAGAAGCTCGTCGGCATGCAGGCGAAGCCCGGCGACCAGGACGAACTGACCGCGCGCGAACGCGAGGTGCTCATGCTGATCTCCGAAGGCGCCACGAACAAGGAGATCGCGGCGAAACTCGTCGTCAGCGAAAACACCGCGCGCAATCACGTCAGCCACATCCTCAGCAAGCTGGGATTCAGCCGCCGCTCAGAGGCGGCCGCCTACGCAGCGCGCAAGGGGTTGGTGAAGGACGACTGA
- a CDS encoding 2-phosphosulfolactate phosphatase: MKLGVALTPRLMREPRRHAVAVVDVLRATSSLVTMFERGLLRALISDSLRDARQLALRNFSLLCGEAKMLPIAGFDYGNSPAEFDALSLKGKSAVLWTTNGTKALGAAAESPAVIAAALLNRRAAARRLLEEARTRQLDAMVLCAGLDRGVAFSLEDTVTAGAIVEAARETDPEVELTDEAWSAYHLWRWYDGDALRAFGQASHGRALLTAGFGGDLRFAAQVDAYEMVPVLYDEDGVKTMRARPREKRAKQA; encoded by the coding sequence ATGAAGCTGGGAGTGGCGCTCACGCCGCGGCTGATGCGGGAGCCGCGCAGGCATGCGGTTGCGGTCGTCGACGTGCTGCGCGCGACGTCGTCGCTGGTGACGATGTTCGAGCGCGGGCTGCTGCGCGCGTTGATCAGCGATTCGCTGCGGGACGCGCGGCAACTGGCGCTGCGCAACTTCTCGCTGCTGTGCGGCGAAGCGAAGATGCTGCCGATCGCGGGCTTCGACTACGGCAACTCGCCCGCGGAGTTCGACGCGCTGTCATTGAAGGGCAAGTCGGCGGTGCTCTGGACGACGAACGGCACGAAGGCGCTCGGCGCTGCCGCGGAGTCGCCCGCTGTCATCGCGGCAGCGCTGCTCAACCGGCGGGCGGCGGCGCGCAGGCTGCTCGAAGAAGCACGCACGCGGCAGCTTGATGCGATGGTGCTGTGCGCAGGGCTCGACCGCGGCGTTGCGTTCAGCCTGGAAGATACGGTGACGGCCGGCGCGATCGTCGAAGCGGCGCGCGAGACCGATCCGGAGGTCGAGCTGACGGACGAGGCCTGGTCCGCGTACCACCTGTGGCGCTGGTACGACGGCGATGCACTGCGCGCATTCGGGCAGGCCTCGCATGGCCGGGCGCTTCTCACCGCGGGTTTCGGGGGCGATTTGCGCTTCGCGGCGCAGGTGGACGCCTACGAGATGGTGCCGGTGCTGTACGACGAAGACGGTGTGAAGACGATGCGCGCGAGGCCGCGTGAGAAGCGCGCTAAGCAGGCCTGA
- a CDS encoding AzlC family ABC transporter permease: MPLPSRRSEFFAGVRGQVPLLLGVTPFGLAYGAYAVETDLSGALAQSMSWIVFAGASQFVGTQLIAQGVPGVVIVLSAALVNARHMLYSASIAPYVEHLGGGWRWLLAYLLTDEAYAVAMHRYRREDAAPRAHWFFFGTALALWVCWQVSTAAGILVGAAVPAGWQLDFALPLTFLAIVVPLLRDRASLAAATVAGAVALAGYQWPYGTGLFTAAVAGIAAGLIIERSLRDRRRDDVSPDIELA; the protein is encoded by the coding sequence ATGCCGCTACCCTCTCGCCGGTCCGAGTTCTTCGCGGGCGTGCGCGGCCAGGTGCCGCTGCTGCTCGGCGTGACGCCCTTCGGTCTCGCGTATGGCGCCTACGCCGTCGAGACCGATCTTTCCGGCGCGCTTGCCCAGTCGATGTCGTGGATCGTCTTCGCCGGCGCGAGCCAGTTCGTCGGCACGCAACTGATCGCCCAGGGCGTGCCCGGCGTCGTGATCGTCCTGTCGGCCGCGCTCGTCAACGCGCGCCACATGCTCTACAGCGCGTCGATCGCGCCCTACGTCGAGCATCTGGGCGGCGGCTGGCGCTGGCTCCTCGCATACCTGTTGACCGATGAGGCCTACGCCGTCGCCATGCACCGCTACCGCCGCGAAGATGCGGCGCCGCGCGCGCACTGGTTCTTCTTCGGCACGGCGCTCGCGCTCTGGGTCTGCTGGCAGGTCAGCACCGCCGCCGGCATTCTCGTCGGCGCGGCCGTGCCTGCCGGCTGGCAACTCGACTTCGCACTGCCGCTGACGTTCCTTGCGATCGTCGTTCCGTTGCTGCGTGACCGAGCGTCGCTCGCGGCCGCCACGGTCGCGGGCGCCGTGGCGCTCGCCGGATACCAGTGGCCGTACGGGACCGGACTCTTCACCGCCGCCGTCGCCGGCATCGCGGCGGGCCTCATCATCGAACGCAGCCTCCGCGACCGCCGCCGCGACGACGTCTCGCCGGACATCGAACTCGCATGA
- a CDS encoding phage portal protein, producing the protein MNESHPITRTLDAQRIRRYAEHLAFYGGDQWPASLRRQNRRLVFNYAKAIVDKTASYVLSGLNFGVDPVDDTPEAAARARETERTLARVYEENQLDQLDFDNEVDASILGDGAYKVTWDAAARRVRITAPDVQGLFAWWCGDDVARVWRVASRYMLDAEAAHSMYGIAPPKGARTRAGAAQPAIEIVEVWTDGEFELWAGGARIERRENPYGFIPFVIYPNLREPKQFWGVSDLPAIKEPLRELNRALTQLSMILELSGNPIAVLENVTESTDIAVMPGAVWEIPERARAYLLDLLQGGGVKLHADYVEIIYRALHDLGEAPRTAFGDNRSGLSGVALNVELDPLLKNVQRKRLIRASAFKRRNEMVLRILEQHIEPRPAYAPYRSRIIWGSVLPLDRSRLVADERALVASGIHSRRRAADELGVEDPESEFRRWLDEQRMLGG; encoded by the coding sequence ATGAACGAGTCCCATCCGATCACGCGGACGCTTGACGCGCAGCGGATCCGGCGCTATGCGGAGCACCTGGCGTTTTACGGCGGCGACCAGTGGCCGGCGTCATTGCGGCGGCAGAACCGGCGCCTGGTCTTCAATTACGCGAAGGCGATCGTCGACAAGACGGCATCGTACGTGCTCAGCGGGCTGAACTTCGGCGTCGACCCGGTCGACGACACGCCGGAGGCCGCCGCGCGCGCACGCGAAACCGAACGGACGCTGGCGCGCGTGTACGAGGAGAACCAGCTCGACCAACTCGACTTCGACAACGAAGTCGACGCGTCGATCCTGGGGGATGGCGCGTACAAGGTGACGTGGGACGCCGCTGCGCGTCGCGTGCGGATCACGGCGCCGGACGTGCAGGGACTCTTCGCGTGGTGGTGCGGCGACGACGTGGCCCGCGTGTGGCGCGTCGCGAGCCGCTATATGCTCGATGCGGAGGCGGCGCACAGCATGTACGGCATCGCGCCGCCGAAGGGCGCCCGGACGCGCGCCGGAGCGGCGCAACCGGCGATCGAGATCGTCGAGGTGTGGACGGATGGCGAATTCGAGCTGTGGGCCGGCGGCGCGCGCATCGAGCGGCGCGAGAACCCGTATGGCTTCATCCCGTTCGTCATCTATCCGAACCTGCGCGAGCCGAAGCAGTTCTGGGGCGTATCGGACCTGCCGGCGATCAAGGAGCCGCTTCGCGAACTGAACCGGGCGTTGACGCAACTCTCGATGATCCTGGAGCTGAGCGGCAACCCGATCGCCGTGCTGGAGAACGTCACCGAAAGCACGGACATCGCCGTGATGCCGGGCGCGGTGTGGGAGATCCCGGAGCGGGCGCGGGCGTATTTGCTGGACTTGCTGCAAGGCGGTGGCGTCAAGCTGCACGCGGACTACGTCGAGATCATTTATCGCGCGCTGCACGACCTGGGGGAGGCGCCGCGGACGGCGTTCGGCGACAATCGTTCGGGGCTTTCGGGCGTGGCGCTGAACGTCGAACTGGACCCGCTGCTGAAGAATGTGCAGCGCAAGCGGCTGATCCGCGCATCGGCGTTCAAGCGGCGGAACGAGATGGTCCTGCGCATCCTGGAGCAGCACATCGAGCCGCGGCCGGCGTACGCGCCGTATCGCTCGCGGATCATCTGGGGCAGCGTGCTGCCGCTGGACCGCAGCAGGCTCGTCGCGGACGAACGCGCGCTCGTCGCATCGGGCATTCACTCGAGAAGGCGCGCGGCGGACGAGCTGGGCGTCGAAGATCCGGAAAGCGAGTTCCGGCGCTGGCTTGATGAGCAGCGGATGCTGGGCGGGTGA